In Gimesia panareensis, the genomic window AGGTGCATAATGTGCCTGCAGTTTCCGGATCGAAGTCTGCATCTCCTGCAATGTGCCGAACACTTCCTGAAGGCTCTGCTCGGGAATCATCTGATACGGAAATCCGTTGCAGCGAAAACAGGGATCCGGGTACCCGTTCCCTCCATAGAACACATATCCGTTGGGCCCGGTAGGCTTAATCACCGGACTGGTCAAAACCGGCAGCCGGGCCGACTTGAGGCTCTGCTCCAGATCGGAGACCAGCAGTTCCAGATCCACCAGCGCCTGATCCATCCCCTGCACCGGTGCTTTCAGGATGATCATCCGTTGAATGTCATCTGCCATCTGGTGGATTTCCAGAGCCTTGGAGAAGAACACTCGTTGTCCGCGGATTCCCCGGAACCGGGTCCGGATCTCTCGGCTCAGTTGAAACGAATCACGATTCAAGCGCCCCCCCAGAGCTTCCACTCCTGGCGACTGGGCATACAGCCCCCTCTGCTGTATGACCCACAGTCCCACCAGTAGTATGATGATTCCCCAAAGTTTTGTGCGCTGAAACATCGTGATTCTCCTTCGTTCAGATCCTGAGAAACCTCGGCCCTGCAGGACACCTGCATCAATCAGTGTGCATTCTGAAGGAAACGCAAACCCCGTTCCAGAACCTGCGGCAATACAAAGTCACTGTAATAAGCTGTTTCAATACAGTGACTTACTCCCAGTGGATTATTTTCTGGCCGTCCTATGCACCTCGAAACGGAAAGGTCTGTGATGCGGTTTCGATGACAATCACCACAAATTGATTCCTGCAACAGGTGGCGCGATTGAATAAATCACCTCGCGCAGACACAATCAGTGCGGTAAATCAATCACTCACAACTTCTTTTATGCTTCCTATCTGAATCAACTGGAATCCCATGACTCTCACAACACGAACTTTCGGTTCGCTCAGCTGCCAGATCTATGATCAGTTACCCGATCAGACGAAACCGAAACTGATCGCGGTCGTCTCGCACGGATTTGGCGCTCCCGGCGACGATCTGGTCCCCCTCGGTCCGGAAATTCTCCGACGGAATTCTGATCTGGCATCTCAAGTTCAGTTCGTCTTCCCCGCCGCACCGCTCTCTTTGCTCGAAATGGGGATTCCCGGAGGCCGTGCCTGGTGGATGCTCGATGTCGCCGCGTTGAATGCTGCGATCGCCTCGGGAACCATTCGGGACCAGCGTAATGAGACGCCTGAGGGCCTGGTCGAGGCCGGCCAACAGTTTCGGGACATGCTCGATGCACTTTTGCAGGATGCCGGACTTCCGCTTTCCCGCTGTGTACTCGCCGGTTTTTCCCAGGGTTCCATGGTCTCTACTGAAGTGGCGTTACAGCTGCCGGAGCCCCCCGCAGCCCTGACGATCTGGTCAGGAACACTGCTCTGTGAACAAAGGTGGGGTTCGCTGGCAGAACAGTCCCCCCGCTTTCCAATCCAGCAGAGTCATGGCAAGCAGGACCCGATCCTGCCGTTCGAGGGGGCCATCTGGCTGAAAGAGATGCTGGAACAGCGGGAATTTTCGGTCGATTTCACGGAATTCATGGGCCCACACACGATCCCTGAGCCGGCCCTGGAGAAATTTGGCAGTCTGCTTGCTGATCTGACGAGCAGTCTTTGAATGAAGAACAGGTTAATCTGCGGAAACCCTTTATTTGAAACGGCCTTGTATTGAGACTGATCCCTTCTCAGGACATAATACACCCAGCGAATTGACGTGATACATCCAAACTGCCTTTTGAGCTTCAGAATGAGCTCAAAACCATTACCGAAGCTGTTTTCTGGATGCCTGCCTGGTTTCCTGAACGCAGAAATTAAGAACGCATGAAATCACCTCTTGTATTCCGATCCCCACTCTTTTATCTGCTGTTTTTCCTGCTGCTTCAGGTGCAACCATTACGGTTGCCTGCAGCAGAACAGTCTGAGTCTGTCGCAGTCGATCAGGTCCAGGTCGGCTTTGGAGGCCTGTACAAAGTGGGCCGCTGGGTTCCCGTGACCTTGAATGTGACGACGACTGAGGCCATCGATCTACAGTTCACTATCACAGCCCTTTCGCCGGACGGAAACCCGACAGAAGTCCCTTCCCAGGTCTACTCCTGTCCACAACCAGGCACTTACCAGTTGCATTCTCTGTTCAAAGCGGGGCTGATGGATTGCCCACTGAAAATCCGCCTGCTGGAGACTGAAACACAATCCATTCTCCAAGAATTTACTTACACGCCCCGTGCGGCTCAAAATCAGTTTACCGGCATCGGCCTGGAACAGTCGGTTGAGCTCTGGGCTACGATCGGAAAAATTTCCGGTTTTCAAACGGTAGCGGAAGAAGATCTTGAGACCCTCAATCAGAATCTGAATCGGTATACTTCCCTGATTTCCGACCAGAAGTTACTTCCCGAAAACGCCTACGGTTACGATACCCTCGATACTCTGATCGTCAATGGCGATTACAGCGTGAGTGGTGCGAAGAACCGGGCGATTCGTGACTGGGTTGCCAATGGAGGCCACCTGGTGATGTGTGTCGGGAACCAGCTGGAAGATTACCAGAAAAGTGAATTCGCCAGATGGATCCCGGTCAAAACTCCGGGAACCAGTCGGGTGCGTGAAATGAGCAGCCTGGAGCTGTTTGCGGCGGTGCGTTCGCGTATTCGCGGAGTCGCGACTGCCGCCCGCATTGAGATTGAAACAGGTGAAGTCCTGGCGACCTCCCTGGACGGTCCCCTGCTCGTCCGCGTGCCCTATGGGCTCGGCATGGTGACGTTCCTGGGACTGGACCTGAATACCAGCCCCCTGGTTGGCTGGGAGGGCTTGAAAAACCTCTGCCCCAAGCTGGCGTATCGCAGAATTCAGTCCGGCGGTACCGGTCAAAAAAACATGGAACTGGGGAAACGGATTTCGCAAACCGGTATTTCCGAACTGGAAACCCAGATGTTTCATTCTCAGCAGAATTTTCTGCAGGTGCAACGGGTTTCACACTGGTGGGTGATGGGATTGATCCTGGTCTACCTGCTCATCATTGGCCCCCTTGATTATGTGGTGGTCCATCGCCTCCTCAAAAAACCGCACATCACCTGGTTTACTTTCCCCACAATGGTCATTCTCGCAGCAGGCTGGGGTGTCCTGACCGCACAGCAGAGTAACGGCAATCAACTGCATACGACACAGCTGAATGTAGCTGATTACGATGCGACCACCGGCCAACTGCGGGGGCGTTTTTACCTGAATTTATACAGTCCGGAAACCCGACGCTATCAGGTTAAAGTGATGTCTCAAATCCCCGCTCCTACGACCACTTCTGATACCTTCCCAACGCATCTCTGCTGGAACGGGCTTCCCGAAAACACGTTTGCCGGCATGTATCGCTCTGCAGAAGGGACCATTACCGGCCCCGCCTATCAGTTCACACCTGATTCGAGCGAGATCGAGAACCTGCCCGTGCTCAAATGGGGAACCAAGAGCCTGCTGGGAGACTGGTCACAACAGCAGCCTGACCTGCTGACTTCCGACCTGACAGGCACCAGCCTGGGACAACTCTCCGGCAAGCTGACGCATCGTTTCTCCGGTCCGCTGAAAGAATGGGTCCTGGCATATGGAAATCGCATTTATCTGCCACTCGTGAACCCGGAACAACTGGAAGCTTCCTACATCCCCGCAAATCAGAGCTGGGACATCAATGGCCCGGGCATAGAGTCGCGAAACATCAAAGGCTACCTGACCCGTTCCGTCTCCCGCCGGATTGCCGCCAGGGGAGCGAATGCGGGGAACGTGGTAACCGAGCAGACCGACTATAATACGTTCTCGAAAAACGCCTACGAAATCCTGAAGATGCTGACCTTCCACGAAACGGCAGGGGGCTTCGGCTATACGGGCCTTTCCAACATCGCCGCTGAGCAACTCGACCTGACCGAACAACTGCGACTCGGAAGAGCGGTCCTGTTTGCCCGGCTGGGCACGCCGCTCAGCCAGGTTCAGTTGGATGACGAGTCCCTCTCTCAGGATCAGCAGGACACCTATCTGCGCGTCGTGATCCCCGTCAAACGGTCGAATGAGATTCAATACGAGTTACCCTCGTTGGAAGAAGACAATAAAAAAGAAAAAGAGAAAGCTGAAGAGTCGCCCAACCAGCAGGACACACCTTCCGGGAGTGATAAAGAGTGATTGAAACACGTAATTTAACCAAGCGCTACGGCAATCTGATTGCCGTCAATAATATCAACCTGAACCTGGGAGAAGGCGATGTCTTTGGTTTTATCGGCCCCAACGGTTCCGGTAAAACCACGACCATGCGGATGATCGCCACGCTGCTCAGCCCGGATTACGGTGAAGCTTACGTCTGTGGAAAGTCGATCTATACGCATCCCGAAGAAATCCGTCGCCTGGTTGGATTCATGCCCGACTTCTTCGGCGTGTATGATGACATGACCGTCATTGAATACCTCGAGTTTTTCGCCTCTGCCTATCGCATCAAGGGGCCGCAGCGCCGCAAGGTCTGTGAAGAAAAACTGGAACTGGTCGACATGTCTTTCAAACGGGACGCGATGGTCAACCAGCTCTCCCGCGGTCAGACTCAGCGGATTGGGCTGGCGCGTGTCCTGTTACACGAGCCGCAGGTGCTGCTGCTGGATGAACCCGCCAGTGGTCTGGACCCCCGCGCCCGTATTGAAATTCGCAACCTGCTCAAACGGCTCGGAGAAATGAAGAAAACCGTGATCGTCTCCAGCCACATCCTGCCCGAGCTGGCAGATGTCTGTACGCGGGTCGGCATGATTGAAAAAGGGAATCTGATCGTCGATGACAACGTCGATGAAGTGATGAAAAAAGCACGTCAGCGAATTCTGCTCCACGTCGCGGTCACCGAGAATACCGAAAAGGCTGCTGCGCTGCTGGAAGCGCATGACCAGGTTTCCAATCTGGAAATCAAAAAGGATGAAATGCTGGTCACCCTGCAGAACGACGTCAAAGACTACACCTTTATCCCCTCGATGCTGATTGGGGAGGGGTTCAAGCTCAAGCTGTTCCGGGAAGAAGAAATCAACCTGGAAACCGCTTTCATGGAACTGACCAAGGGGCTGGTACAGTAATTCCATCAGATGCCAGGGCACAGGTTGACGCAGTGTTCCACGTCAACCTGGCTCACTGATGCCGATTACTGTTTTTTCTTCTTCGCCGCAGCCTGTTTCGCTTTGCGTTCCGCTTCGGCTTTCTTTTCTGCCGCTTTCACTTCTGCTTCCGGTTTCCGCTTCTGCTGCAGCAGCCACTCGTAGACTTTGTGATTGTCGTAGGTTTCCGTCCAGGAATTATGCCCTGCTTCCGGGTAGATTGTGAACGACACGTCCGCCTTCTCTTTTTTCAGTACATCGACCAGAGACTGTGAACGTTCCAGAGGGACCGCAGTATCTTTCGCCCCATGAAATACCCAGATGGGAACATGCTTGATCTTCTTCACCCAGAATTTTTCCCCACCGCCACAGATCGGCACCAGGGCAGCGAACCGGTAGGGAGTATATGCAGCCAGAGACCAGGTACCAAAGCCCCCCATGCTCAACCCCGTGACGTAGATCCGATCCTTGTCGACTTTGTACTTCTTTTCAATCTCATTGAGCAGTGCCGTCAGTTCGACCGGCTGCCAGAGCTGATCCTTGGGGCACTGTGGAGAAACCACGATAAACGGAAACTGTTTTCCGTTTTTGATCAGCATTGGCGGACCGTGAATGGTCACCAGATCCAGGTCATCCCCCCGTTCACCTGCACCGTGCAGGAACAGCATTAAGGGCCACTTTTCTTTTTCATCATAATTCTCGGGCAGATAGATCAGGTAATCCATATTGACCGGAATCGAAGTCTTGAGCTCAGCAGCACCCTGTTTGCCGGACTGCGCTTTTTCGGCTGCCTGTACCGCAGCTCCGCTGAGCAGTATGAGCAGCGCCAACACTCCTGGTAATAATTTTCGCAACATGTTGTTTATTTCTCCTGATCCTGGAAATTCATTTTGAGAATTTAAGTAAGATAGAACCCGAGCATGACAAACCAGATCACGGTCTGCAAGCTTACTGCCTCAAATCCAGCCAGTAGCCCCGACCGGAAAACAGGAAACATACGCAAGCCTCACAGCAACCAGATCTACCCAGATTAACAAACCGCTGGCCTGCCAGGCTCCGTTGCACACTCCATGATCCAGAACAGAATCCTCTTCACCTAAATTCAGTAATCTGCTATCTTTCCGCTCTCAATTCTCACTTCTGATCCAGAAGTTTTTTCCATCTCACATCCAATCCTTCCGATCTGTTTCGCGCATGAAATCTGCTTCCCAACG contains:
- a CDS encoding alpha/beta hydrolase, translated to MTLTTRTFGSLSCQIYDQLPDQTKPKLIAVVSHGFGAPGDDLVPLGPEILRRNSDLASQVQFVFPAAPLSLLEMGIPGGRAWWMLDVAALNAAIASGTIRDQRNETPEGLVEAGQQFRDMLDALLQDAGLPLSRCVLAGFSQGSMVSTEVALQLPEPPAALTIWSGTLLCEQRWGSLAEQSPRFPIQQSHGKQDPILPFEGAIWLKEMLEQREFSVDFTEFMGPHTIPEPALEKFGSLLADLTSSL
- a CDS encoding DUF4350 domain-containing protein: MKSPLVFRSPLFYLLFFLLLQVQPLRLPAAEQSESVAVDQVQVGFGGLYKVGRWVPVTLNVTTTEAIDLQFTITALSPDGNPTEVPSQVYSCPQPGTYQLHSLFKAGLMDCPLKIRLLETETQSILQEFTYTPRAAQNQFTGIGLEQSVELWATIGKISGFQTVAEEDLETLNQNLNRYTSLISDQKLLPENAYGYDTLDTLIVNGDYSVSGAKNRAIRDWVANGGHLVMCVGNQLEDYQKSEFARWIPVKTPGTSRVREMSSLELFAAVRSRIRGVATAARIEIETGEVLATSLDGPLLVRVPYGLGMVTFLGLDLNTSPLVGWEGLKNLCPKLAYRRIQSGGTGQKNMELGKRISQTGISELETQMFHSQQNFLQVQRVSHWWVMGLILVYLLIIGPLDYVVVHRLLKKPHITWFTFPTMVILAAGWGVLTAQQSNGNQLHTTQLNVADYDATTGQLRGRFYLNLYSPETRRYQVKVMSQIPAPTTTSDTFPTHLCWNGLPENTFAGMYRSAEGTITGPAYQFTPDSSEIENLPVLKWGTKSLLGDWSQQQPDLLTSDLTGTSLGQLSGKLTHRFSGPLKEWVLAYGNRIYLPLVNPEQLEASYIPANQSWDINGPGIESRNIKGYLTRSVSRRIAARGANAGNVVTEQTDYNTFSKNAYEILKMLTFHETAGGFGYTGLSNIAAEQLDLTEQLRLGRAVLFARLGTPLSQVQLDDESLSQDQQDTYLRVVIPVKRSNEIQYELPSLEEDNKKEKEKAEESPNQQDTPSGSDKE
- a CDS encoding ABC transporter ATP-binding protein, coding for MIETRNLTKRYGNLIAVNNINLNLGEGDVFGFIGPNGSGKTTTMRMIATLLSPDYGEAYVCGKSIYTHPEEIRRLVGFMPDFFGVYDDMTVIEYLEFFASAYRIKGPQRRKVCEEKLELVDMSFKRDAMVNQLSRGQTQRIGLARVLLHEPQVLLLDEPASGLDPRARIEIRNLLKRLGEMKKTVIVSSHILPELADVCTRVGMIEKGNLIVDDNVDEVMKKARQRILLHVAVTENTEKAAALLEAHDQVSNLEIKKDEMLVTLQNDVKDYTFIPSMLIGEGFKLKLFREEEINLETAFMELTKGLVQ
- a CDS encoding carboxylesterase family protein: MLRKLLPGVLALLILLSGAAVQAAEKAQSGKQGAAELKTSIPVNMDYLIYLPENYDEKEKWPLMLFLHGAGERGDDLDLVTIHGPPMLIKNGKQFPFIVVSPQCPKDQLWQPVELTALLNEIEKKYKVDKDRIYVTGLSMGGFGTWSLAAYTPYRFAALVPICGGGEKFWVKKIKHVPIWVFHGAKDTAVPLERSQSLVDVLKKEKADVSFTIYPEAGHNSWTETYDNHKVYEWLLQQKRKPEAEVKAAEKKAEAERKAKQAAAKKKKQ